In Leptodesmis sichuanensis A121, the following are encoded in one genomic region:
- a CDS encoding ABC transporter permease, which produces MNWWKRLKSNNLARIGALVLLIFYLAVLAAEFVAPYDPYESQADGALLPPTQIYWRDQEGQFIGPHVYPTTQGPVDLQTGDRKLIVDRSQPSPLRLFVQGSEYRLFQIKLPLPTQFSLTNPKFEDVEILSGIPARLRLFGTTGPARFNLLGTDEQARDQFSRLVFGGRISLSIGLVGIAVSFPLGMLIGGISGYYGGWMDTILMRLVEVLMTIPSIYLLVALAAVLPPGLSSAQRFLLIILITSFIRWAGLARVIRGEVLSIKEREFVQAARAMGGRSLYIITRHVLPQTATYIIIAATLSIPEFIVAESVLSLIGLGIQQPDPSWGNMLSLATNASILVLQPWLIWPPAILIILTVLAFNLLGDGLRDALDPRSLQR; this is translated from the coding sequence ATGAACTGGTGGAAACGCCTTAAAAGTAATAACCTGGCTCGCATTGGGGCACTTGTTCTGCTGATCTTTTATCTGGCCGTACTGGCCGCAGAGTTTGTCGCTCCCTACGATCCCTATGAATCCCAAGCGGATGGGGCACTCCTGCCACCGACTCAAATTTATTGGCGAGATCAAGAAGGACAGTTTATTGGCCCTCACGTCTATCCCACGACTCAGGGGCCAGTGGATTTGCAAACGGGCGATCGCAAGTTAATCGTCGATCGATCGCAGCCCTCCCCGTTGCGGCTGTTTGTTCAGGGGTCAGAATATCGTCTGTTCCAGATCAAGCTGCCTCTGCCGACCCAATTTTCCCTGACCAATCCCAAATTTGAGGACGTGGAAATTCTGTCTGGAATTCCGGCTCGACTGCGGTTATTTGGCACCACTGGCCCCGCTAGATTTAATCTTTTAGGAACTGATGAACAGGCTCGCGACCAGTTTAGTCGCCTGGTATTTGGGGGACGTATCAGCCTCAGCATTGGCCTGGTTGGAATCGCTGTTTCCTTTCCACTGGGGATGTTGATTGGTGGAATCTCTGGCTATTACGGTGGCTGGATGGATACCATTCTGATGCGCCTGGTGGAAGTGCTGATGACTATCCCCAGTATTTATCTGCTGGTAGCACTGGCGGCTGTGTTGCCTCCCGGTTTAAGCAGTGCCCAACGATTCTTGCTAATTATCCTGATTACCTCATTCATCCGCTGGGCAGGGCTGGCACGGGTGATTCGCGGGGAAGTGTTGTCAATTAAAGAGCGGGAGTTTGTCCAGGCCGCGCGGGCAATGGGAGGGCGATCGCTATACATCATCACTCGCCATGTGCTGCCCCAAACCGCTACCTACATCATTATTGCGGCCACCCTGTCGATTCCTGAGTTCATCGTGGCGGAATCCGTCCTGAGTCTAATTGGACTGGGTATTCAGCAACCAGATCCCTCCTGGGGCAATATGCTGTCTCTGGCCACCAACGCCTCCATCCTGGTGCTGCAACCCTGGCTGATCTGGCCTCCTGCGATTCTGATTATTCTGACCGTTCTGGCATTTAACCTCTTAGGCGACGGTCTGCGGGATGCCCTGGATCCCCGTAGTCTGCAGCGCTAG
- a CDS encoding universal stress protein, which yields MIEKILLADSGTGHSEEMLKALMEIPSIQRANVTVLHVVPSQITTDAMTEKWEEGGKVLANAIQTLNLDPTHVNGILRQGDPKDVVLKVAEEIDADLIIMGSRGLKRIISILENSVSQYVFQLSSRPMLLVKDDIYVKKIRRIMVAVDKSEAAQSCLKLALFFLRDIKGGQLTLVHVDPNLTGKSDSVVGAAAEKDPVVAAAVAEAKKAGVSYQCIAASGKPGEEICRLAEENNIDLLMLGSPDRRPSIAKGLPDLDRLLGTSLSDYVRVHATCPVLLTRTVAA from the coding sequence ATGATAGAGAAGATTCTCCTGGCGGATTCGGGCACTGGACACTCTGAAGAAATGCTGAAAGCTCTGATGGAGATTCCTTCAATCCAACGGGCGAATGTAACGGTTCTGCACGTCGTGCCATCCCAGATTACGACAGATGCCATGACCGAGAAATGGGAAGAAGGCGGCAAAGTCCTGGCTAATGCGATTCAAACGCTCAATCTCGATCCTACCCATGTCAACGGGATTCTCCGCCAGGGCGATCCGAAAGATGTGGTGCTGAAGGTGGCCGAGGAAATAGATGCTGACTTGATCATCATGGGATCACGGGGATTGAAGCGGATTATTTCAATTCTGGAAAACTCCGTCAGTCAGTATGTCTTTCAACTATCATCTCGCCCGATGTTGCTGGTCAAAGATGATATCTATGTGAAGAAGATCCGGCGGATTATGGTAGCCGTCGATAAATCTGAGGCTGCCCAGAGTTGCCTGAAACTGGCTTTATTCTTCCTGCGGGATATTAAAGGAGGCCAACTGACGCTAGTACATGTGGATCCCAACCTGACTGGAAAATCAGATTCGGTGGTGGGAGCCGCGGCTGAGAAAGATCCGGTGGTCGCCGCCGCTGTCGCAGAAGCGAAGAAAGCCGGAGTGAGTTATCAATGTATTGCCGCGTCTGGAAAGCCCGGTGAGGAGATCTGTCGTCTGGCCGAAGAAAATAATATCGATCTGCTGATGTTAGGATCTCCCGATCGCCGCCCCTCGATCGCCAAAGGATTGCCCGACCTGGATCGCCTGTTGGGTACCTCCCTATCCGACTATGTGCGGGTTCATGCCACTTGTCCGGTTCTCCTCACCCGAACCGTCGCTGCATAA
- a CDS encoding Npun_R2479 family HD domain-containing metalloprotein: MFSTTELLIEDFVQKLKEGYRRTYGGLKSDYEDIIGWVGAMAMENIANSDALYHNVEHSILVTLVGQEILRGKHIREGGVSCEDWLHFIISLVCHDIGYVKGVCRQDRPGHYATGRDGRTVALLPGSSDASLTPFHVDRAKLFIDERFGGHKLIDAEVIKHNIELTRFPVPAAEDHQETTSYPGLIRASDLIGQLSDPRYLKKIGAIFYEFEETGVNKSLGYRHPGDLRKNYPKFYWHGVYPYIQDALQYLSLTLQGKQIVANLYSNVFVVEHEKSEE, encoded by the coding sequence ATGTTTAGCACCACCGAACTGTTAATAGAAGACTTCGTTCAGAAACTGAAAGAGGGCTATCGGCGTACCTATGGCGGACTGAAGTCTGACTATGAAGACATCATTGGCTGGGTGGGGGCGATGGCCATGGAAAATATTGCCAATAGTGACGCGCTTTACCACAACGTCGAACACTCCATCCTTGTCACTCTGGTTGGGCAAGAAATCTTAAGAGGTAAGCATATTCGGGAAGGAGGCGTGTCCTGCGAGGATTGGCTGCATTTCATCATTTCCCTGGTGTGTCATGATATTGGCTATGTCAAGGGGGTTTGTCGTCAGGATCGGCCCGGTCATTACGCCACAGGTCGAGATGGCCGTACGGTTGCTCTGCTTCCTGGCTCGTCCGATGCTTCTCTGACCCCCTTTCATGTTGATCGAGCCAAATTATTCATTGATGAACGGTTTGGCGGCCATAAGCTGATTGATGCGGAGGTAATTAAACACAACATCGAGCTAACCCGGTTTCCAGTGCCTGCCGCTGAAGATCACCAGGAAACTACCAGCTATCCGGGTTTAATTCGGGCCTCTGACTTGATTGGCCAATTGAGTGACCCGCGCTATTTGAAGAAAATCGGTGCGATCTTCTACGAGTTTGAAGAAACTGGCGTGAACAAATCGTTAGGTTATCGCCATCCGGGAGACTTGCGAAAAAATTACCCCAAATTCTACTGGCATGGAGTCTATCCCTACATTCAGGATGCGCTCCAATACCTCTCCCTTACACTTCAGGGAAAGCAAATCGTCGCAAATCTCTATTCCAATGTGTTTGTGGTAGAGCACGAAAAATCAGAAGAGTAG
- the rplA gene encoding 50S ribosomal protein L1, translating into MPKISRRLRELQAKVEDRPYQPLEALELLKETATAKFPESAEAHIRLGIDPKYTDQQLRTTVALPKGTGQTVRVAVIARGEKVTEASNSGADIAGSEELIDDIQKGMMDFDLLIATPDMMPQVAKLGKLLGPRGLMPSPKGGTVTFDLAQAIAEFKAGKLEFRADRTGIVHVLFGKAAFPAQDLLVNLKALQETIDRNRPSGAKGRYWRSIYVCSTMGPSIQVDIPGLRDLKLGEAA; encoded by the coding sequence ATGCCAAAGATTTCAAGACGATTGCGAGAATTGCAGGCAAAGGTAGAGGATCGCCCCTACCAGCCTTTAGAAGCACTAGAACTGCTGAAGGAGACAGCTACCGCTAAGTTTCCTGAATCTGCAGAAGCCCACATCCGGTTGGGAATTGATCCCAAGTACACGGATCAGCAATTGCGGACGACGGTAGCACTTCCGAAAGGCACTGGACAAACGGTACGAGTCGCAGTGATTGCGCGAGGCGAGAAAGTGACGGAAGCCTCTAACTCCGGTGCAGACATTGCTGGCTCCGAAGAACTCATTGACGACATTCAAAAGGGCATGATGGATTTTGATCTGCTGATTGCAACTCCAGATATGATGCCTCAGGTGGCGAAGCTAGGTAAGTTGCTGGGGCCACGGGGATTGATGCCCTCTCCCAAAGGCGGTACGGTGACATTTGATCTGGCACAGGCGATCGCAGAGTTCAAAGCTGGTAAACTGGAATTTCGTGCTGATCGCACGGGGATTGTTCACGTTCTGTTTGGCAAAGCTGCTTTTCCAGCCCAGGATTTGCTGGTAAACCTGAAAGCGCTACAAGAGACGATTGATCGTAACCGTCCTTCTGGTGCTAAGGGGCGCTACTGGCGCAGCATCTATGTCTGCTCCACCATGGGACCCTCAATTCAGGTGGATATTCCTGGTTTACGAGATCTGAAACTGGGAGAAGCAGCATAG
- a CDS encoding pentapeptide repeat-containing protein produces the protein MGVKPGASLDEINQAYKDLVLIWHPDRVPKDDLHRLHQAQEKMKELNHARDTLRAHRSTTAKTSQSANGQSQSQSRRYYYQPYPRPHYSYQSSKSSESTHSHSQTHAQNQERSQAQNSTQNSTQHHQHHSSSGHASSHQAEQQPHHRHHHSAYSQPNHSQSNSHRQESYRSDPSRYQAYYQATSPYQPPSQHTSNGHTGDSTQAKAHPPTDQSAATTPTGPYRPASSSAQPPPASPPPHSTQSSSAAASPAWKSPYPDMSGVDLSNADLKEKDLSNRNLSQANLSNANLSDAFLHRINLSGANLQRANLFRANLLQANLRQANLRETNLIGADLSGADLSGADLTGAKVGSADRVMVKLTGAILTGTILPDGQVHG, from the coding sequence TTGGGCGTTAAGCCTGGGGCTTCTCTAGACGAGATCAACCAGGCATACAAGGACTTGGTCTTAATCTGGCATCCCGATCGCGTGCCTAAAGATGATCTACATCGGTTACACCAGGCCCAGGAAAAAATGAAGGAACTAAACCACGCCCGTGACACCCTAAGGGCGCATCGTTCCACAACGGCAAAAACCTCTCAATCCGCCAACGGACAATCCCAGTCTCAATCGCGGCGCTACTACTACCAGCCCTACCCGCGTCCCCATTACTCCTACCAATCATCCAAGTCGTCTGAGTCCACTCACTCACACTCGCAGACGCACGCGCAAAATCAGGAGCGATCGCAGGCTCAAAATTCCACTCAAAACTCCACCCAACACCATCAACACCACTCCAGTTCAGGGCACGCTTCCAGCCATCAAGCAGAGCAACAGCCTCACCATCGCCACCATCATTCTGCCTACTCCCAGCCTAACCACTCCCAGTCCAATTCCCATCGGCAAGAGTCCTATCGATCGGATCCCTCCCGGTATCAAGCCTATTACCAGGCCACATCGCCCTATCAACCACCGTCTCAGCACACTTCCAACGGGCACACAGGTGATTCAACTCAGGCTAAAGCTCACCCGCCGACTGATCAATCTGCTGCAACAACGCCAACTGGCCCTTATCGGCCAGCGTCCTCTTCCGCTCAACCACCTCCAGCTTCACCGCCGCCCCACTCCACTCAATCCTCCTCGGCAGCGGCAAGTCCTGCCTGGAAATCTCCTTACCCGGATATGAGTGGGGTAGATCTGAGCAATGCCGATCTGAAGGAAAAAGATCTATCAAATCGCAACTTGAGTCAGGCGAATCTCAGTAACGCCAACTTAAGTGATGCTTTCCTGCACAGAATCAACCTGAGTGGAGCCAATTTACAACGAGCTAACCTGTTTCGAGCTAACCTGTTGCAAGCAAACCTCAGACAGGCCAACTTGCGAGAAACAAACCTGATTGGGGCCGATTTAAGTGGCGCAGACTTGAGCGGGGCAGACCTGACCGGGGCTAAGGTAGGTTCTGCCGATCGCGTCATGGTCAAACTCACGGGAGCCATCCTCACCGGAACCATTCTGCCCGATGGTCAGGTTCATGGGTAG
- a CDS encoding DICT sensory domain-containing protein, with translation MSHSPSLLEDLLQALPELRPQMYFKPSLTALSHAMEDQVLASTDQPIVIANFQRERFYRQEAHRYLRISQRTNQVYVLAAPETDFANRSEHYETIAFNPTDALAQEWHLVVIGVHYAACLICRERQIVLPSDAPIQVAADQLRRFEGIWSFERKTARQAATLLLDRILEYRPELAEKIAQAQAMLGRQTKAKANAVDPGPFAERLITYLQAGQYKLLKAYRSIAAQERKERLVNLITSAVRRSLNLDEILTVAVKELGQALQACRCLIYRCKETDTAVTIQHEYLGDGVVSLVGERWNLAENPLFQRVVQHQERLYVNDTQADPWLLKEQEVTPPRSLLQQWQIASWLMVPVIHQNRLLGMVEVHLCSSACNWSEDNLELVDAIATQIGIALIQAEAYANLEDLNQQLEALDRTRSNLIAITGHELRTPLSTIQVCLESLASEPDMPPELRQVMLQSALADAERMRNLVQDFLTLSQLESGRVEWHLEPLPIRECVDLALSSLRIHQLGDSLPEITIDVPLDLPLVQADGEWLVEVLSKLLDNACKFTDPAGQVQVQAQMNGGNLLEVTVSDTGRGIEPNRLEVIFDRFYQEEGALRRTTGGTGLGLAICRQIITRLGGRIWAESAGKDQGSQFHITLPIAQTEEDEKVPSVRRDKRKVTKAKR, from the coding sequence AAGATTTGTTGCAAGCGTTGCCAGAGTTGAGGCCGCAGATGTACTTCAAGCCTTCTCTGACAGCCCTTTCCCATGCGATGGAGGATCAGGTTCTGGCAAGCACTGACCAGCCGATCGTAATTGCCAATTTTCAACGGGAGCGGTTTTATCGCCAGGAAGCCCATCGCTATCTGCGAATTTCTCAACGCACGAATCAGGTCTACGTCCTGGCGGCTCCCGAAACTGACTTTGCCAATCGCTCAGAGCACTATGAGACGATCGCCTTTAACCCCACCGATGCGCTGGCTCAGGAATGGCATCTGGTGGTAATTGGCGTTCACTATGCCGCTTGTTTAATTTGTCGGGAGCGGCAGATCGTGCTTCCTTCCGATGCCCCCATTCAGGTCGCCGCCGATCAACTGAGACGGTTTGAAGGCATCTGGAGCTTTGAACGGAAGACAGCACGGCAGGCCGCGACGCTGTTGCTGGATCGAATTCTGGAATACCGTCCTGAACTGGCTGAGAAAATTGCTCAGGCTCAGGCCATGCTGGGACGGCAGACAAAAGCTAAAGCCAACGCCGTCGATCCTGGCCCTTTTGCAGAACGATTGATCACCTACTTACAGGCTGGACAATACAAGTTACTCAAGGCGTATCGCTCGATCGCAGCCCAGGAACGTAAGGAACGCCTGGTGAATTTAATTACCAGTGCAGTCCGACGATCGCTGAACCTGGATGAAATTCTGACAGTGGCTGTCAAAGAATTGGGACAGGCATTGCAGGCGTGCCGGTGTCTGATTTACCGCTGCAAGGAAACGGATACGGCGGTCACGATCCAGCACGAGTATCTGGGAGATGGAGTCGTTTCCCTCGTGGGGGAACGCTGGAATCTGGCCGAGAATCCCCTATTTCAGAGGGTGGTACAGCATCAGGAACGGCTGTATGTGAACGATACCCAGGCGGATCCCTGGCTGCTCAAGGAGCAAGAAGTTACGCCACCGCGATCACTACTGCAACAATGGCAAATCGCCTCCTGGCTGATGGTGCCTGTGATTCATCAGAATCGGTTACTGGGCATGGTGGAAGTGCATCTCTGCAGCAGTGCCTGTAACTGGAGTGAAGATAATCTGGAATTGGTGGATGCGATCGCCACTCAGATTGGGATCGCCCTGATTCAGGCCGAAGCCTACGCCAATCTGGAAGACTTGAACCAGCAACTGGAAGCCCTCGATCGCACTCGCAGTAACCTGATTGCTATCACCGGACATGAACTGCGAACGCCACTCTCCACGATTCAGGTTTGTCTGGAAAGCCTTGCCAGTGAACCCGATATGCCACCAGAACTGCGACAGGTGATGCTGCAATCGGCCCTGGCCGATGCAGAACGGATGCGAAATCTGGTGCAGGACTTTCTCACCCTCTCCCAGTTGGAAAGCGGACGGGTGGAATGGCACCTGGAACCCCTGCCAATTCGAGAATGTGTCGATTTAGCCTTAAGCAGCCTGCGAATTCATCAACTGGGCGATTCCCTGCCAGAGATTACGATCGATGTACCGCTGGATTTACCCCTGGTACAGGCCGATGGGGAGTGGCTGGTGGAAGTGTTGTCAAAACTGCTTGATAATGCGTGCAAATTCACTGATCCTGCTGGTCAGGTACAGGTTCAGGCCCAGATGAACGGTGGCAACCTGTTGGAAGTCACCGTTTCAGATACGGGGCGCGGCATTGAACCCAATCGGCTGGAAGTTATTTTCGATCGCTTTTACCAGGAAGAGGGGGCATTACGCAGAACAACGGGTGGCACTGGCTTGGGGTTGGCCATCTGCCGACAAATTATTACTCGTTTAGGGGGTCGGATCTGGGCAGAATCGGCAGGCAAAGACCAGGGATCCCAGTTCCATATCACCTTACCGATTGCTCAGACAGAAGAGGACGAAAAAGTACCATCTGTCCGACGTGACAAACGCAAGGTGACTAAGGCAAAACGCTAG
- the rplL gene encoding 50S ribosomal protein L7/L12 — protein MSATTDEILEKLKTLTLLEAAELVKQIEEEFGVSAAAPAGGMMMMAPAAGGAAAAAEPEEEKTEFDVVLEEVPADKKIAVLKVVRTLTGLGLKEAKDLVEAAPKPVKEGIAKGDAEDAKKQLEEAGAKVSVK, from the coding sequence ATGTCTGCAACGACGGATGAAATTTTGGAAAAGTTGAAAACACTGACTCTGCTGGAAGCGGCAGAATTGGTGAAGCAAATTGAAGAGGAGTTTGGAGTCAGTGCAGCCGCTCCGGCTGGTGGCATGATGATGATGGCTCCGGCGGCTGGTGGCGCTGCGGCTGCGGCTGAACCTGAAGAAGAGAAGACTGAATTCGATGTGGTGCTGGAAGAAGTTCCTGCTGACAAGAAGATTGCTGTTCTGAAGGTAGTTCGTACCCTGACAGGTCTGGGCTTGAAGGAAGCGAAGGATCTGGTAGAAGCTGCGCCCAAGCCTGTGAAGGAAGGGATTGCTAAGGGCGATGCTGAAGATGCCAAGAAGCAGCTTGAAGAAGCGGGTGCTAAGGTATCTGTGAAGTAG
- a CDS encoding acyl-CoA thioesterase, translating into MANNSQEMSQLVPAGMLEAPLQESTGVWFIYPVIAYPHNTDYGGVVWHGSYIAWMEEARVECLKSIGVEFADLVAMGCDLPVVELAIRYHQSVRMGMKVIVKARMAGIVGVRINWDYQILSADGQELFVTARVTLVAVDREKGKIMRQLPAAIKQALGKLVEG; encoded by the coding sequence ATGGCTAACAATTCTCAAGAAATGTCTCAATTGGTGCCTGCCGGAATGCTCGAGGCTCCGCTGCAGGAGTCCACCGGAGTCTGGTTTATCTATCCTGTGATCGCCTATCCCCACAACACGGATTATGGTGGTGTGGTCTGGCATGGCTCGTATATTGCCTGGATGGAAGAAGCGCGGGTTGAATGTCTGAAGTCGATCGGGGTGGAATTTGCCGATTTGGTGGCAATGGGCTGTGATCTGCCCGTGGTGGAACTGGCAATCCGCTATCACCAGTCTGTTCGCATGGGCATGAAGGTGATCGTCAAAGCCCGCATGGCTGGCATTGTGGGAGTGCGGATTAACTGGGACTACCAGATTTTGTCTGCTGATGGTCAGGAGTTGTTTGTGACGGCACGGGTGACACTGGTGGCGGTCGATCGAGAAAAGGGCAAAATTATGCGCCAGTTGCCTGCAGCGATTAAGCAGGCGTTGGGGAAACTGGTGGAGGGGTGA
- the nusG gene encoding transcription termination/antitermination protein NusG — MTYTSDEFQGTVPTGGEESAEGSSADTSRWYAVQVASGCEKRVKANLEQRIQTLDVADKILQVEIPQTPAVKIRKDGSRQNTEEKVFPGYVLLRVKRTWNQERQQWEMDDEAWLVVKNTPNVINFVGAEQRRPGRGRGHVKPMPLSPSEVERIFKQAQEQEPVVKIDMASGDKILVLSGPFKDFEGEVIEVSPERSKLKALLSIFGRDTPVELEFNQVQKQS, encoded by the coding sequence ATGACATATACATCAGACGAATTTCAGGGAACCGTTCCCACGGGCGGAGAGGAATCTGCTGAAGGTAGCTCTGCTGATACCTCTCGCTGGTATGCCGTTCAGGTTGCCTCGGGCTGTGAAAAGCGGGTAAAAGCGAATCTTGAACAGCGCATCCAAACTCTGGATGTGGCAGACAAGATTTTGCAAGTCGAAATTCCCCAAACGCCTGCCGTGAAAATTCGCAAGGACGGTAGTCGGCAAAATACTGAGGAGAAAGTTTTCCCTGGGTATGTGCTACTGCGGGTAAAGCGAACCTGGAACCAGGAACGGCAGCAGTGGGAAATGGACGACGAGGCATGGCTGGTGGTCAAAAACACCCCCAATGTGATTAACTTTGTGGGTGCCGAACAGCGTCGTCCTGGTCGTGGACGGGGACACGTGAAGCCCATGCCACTGAGTCCCTCGGAAGTGGAACGGATCTTCAAGCAGGCGCAGGAACAAGAACCCGTGGTCAAAATCGATATGGCCTCTGGGGATAAGATTCTGGTGCTGTCGGGGCCGTTCAAGGACTTTGAGGGAGAGGTGATTGAAGTCAGCCCAGAAAGAAGCAAGCTGAAAGCTCTACTTTCCATCTTTGGGCGCGATACTCCCGTAGAGTTGGAGTTTAATCAGGTTCAGAAGCAGAGTTAA
- the rplK gene encoding 50S ribosomal protein L11, whose protein sequence is MAKKVAAIIKLALPAGKANPAPPVGPALGQHGVNIMMFCKEYNARTADQAGMIIPVEISVYEDRSFTFVLKTPPASVLIQKAAGVDKGSGEPNRKKVGSITRAQLEEIAKTKMPDLNANDIQAAMKIVEGTARNMGVTVKD, encoded by the coding sequence ATGGCAAAAAAAGTAGCTGCAATTATTAAGTTGGCACTCCCAGCGGGGAAAGCCAACCCGGCTCCTCCTGTCGGCCCTGCGTTGGGGCAACATGGGGTCAATATCATGATGTTCTGCAAGGAATACAATGCCAGAACGGCAGACCAGGCAGGCATGATCATCCCAGTAGAAATTTCGGTGTATGAAGACCGGAGTTTTACCTTTGTGTTGAAGACTCCTCCCGCCTCGGTCTTAATTCAAAAGGCAGCCGGAGTGGATAAGGGATCGGGAGAACCTAACCGGAAAAAGGTTGGTTCGATTACCCGTGCCCAGTTGGAAGAAATCGCTAAGACCAAAATGCCTGACTTGAATGCGAACGACATTCAGGCCGCCATGAAAATTGTGGAAGGGACAGCCCGCAATATGGGTGTCACCGTCAAGGACTAA
- the psaD gene encoding photosystem I reaction center subunit II PsaD, protein MAETLTGQPPIFGGSTGGLLTKALVEEKYAITWTSPKEQVFEMPTGGAAVMRQGENLLYLARKEQCIALGGQQLRAKFKINDYKIYRVFPNGDIQYLHPADGVFPEKVNAGRAQVNTVARNIGSNPEPAKLKFSGQTPYSV, encoded by the coding sequence ATGGCAGAAACTCTTACTGGACAACCTCCTATATTCGGTGGTAGCACCGGTGGACTACTGACAAAAGCGCTAGTTGAAGAAAAATACGCGATTACCTGGACGAGTCCCAAAGAGCAAGTGTTTGAAATGCCCACTGGCGGTGCTGCCGTCATGCGGCAAGGCGAAAACTTGTTGTATCTCGCTCGCAAAGAGCAGTGTATTGCTTTGGGTGGTCAACAGTTACGAGCCAAGTTCAAAATCAACGATTACAAAATCTATCGGGTTTTCCCCAATGGGGATATTCAATATCTCCATCCCGCAGACGGCGTTTTCCCTGAAAAGGTGAATGCTGGTCGTGCTCAGGTGAATACCGTAGCTCGTAACATTGGCAGCAACCCTGAACCTGCCAAACTCAAGTTCAGCGGTCAAACTCCTTACAGTGTTTAA
- the secE gene encoding preprotein translocase subunit SecE translates to MAKKEEAESQGTSSKFDVQGFLKETKEELDKVVWPTRQQLISESVAVVLMVVLSTTLIYLVDNFFGWASRQVFG, encoded by the coding sequence GTGGCCAAGAAGGAAGAAGCGGAATCGCAAGGTACATCATCCAAATTTGATGTTCAAGGCTTTCTGAAGGAAACGAAGGAAGAGCTTGATAAGGTAGTTTGGCCTACCCGACAACAACTGATTAGCGAGTCTGTGGCGGTCGTCCTCATGGTCGTCCTGTCCACAACGCTGATCTACCTGGTGGATAACTTCTTTGGATGGGCATCCAGGCAGGTGTTCGGATGA
- the rplJ gene encoding 50S ribosomal protein L10, with protein MGRTLEEKKEMVAELKETLSQSQLAVVIDYKGLSVAEITDLRKRLFPTGAVCKVTKNTLMRIAVEGDPNWEPMTQFLKESSAFLLIKDDVGGALKAYQDFQKASKKTELRGGVMEGRALTQADVKAIADLPSKEQLIAQIAGAINGVTTKLAVGINQVPASLARAIQAIADKEKEAA; from the coding sequence ATGGGGAGAACCCTGGAAGAGAAAAAAGAGATGGTTGCCGAGTTGAAGGAAACTCTGAGCCAGTCACAACTTGCGGTAGTGATTGACTACAAAGGGTTGTCTGTAGCGGAAATTACCGATCTGCGGAAACGGTTATTTCCCACTGGGGCTGTCTGTAAGGTCACGAAAAACACGCTGATGCGAATTGCGGTTGAGGGCGACCCAAATTGGGAACCCATGACCCAATTCCTGAAGGAATCGTCTGCCTTTTTGCTGATTAAGGATGATGTTGGTGGAGCACTGAAAGCCTACCAGGATTTCCAGAAGGCATCGAAGAAGACGGAACTGCGCGGCGGTGTGATGGAAGGCCGTGCGTTAACCCAGGCGGATGTGAAGGCGATCGCCGATCTACCGTCCAAGGAGCAACTCATTGCCCAAATTGCTGGTGCAATCAACGGTGTCACCACCAAGCTGGCTGTTGGCATCAATCAAGTTCCCGCTTCTCTGGCCCGCGCCATTCAGGCGATCGCCGACAAAGAGAAAGAAGCGGCTTAG